In a genomic window of Myxococcales bacterium:
- a CDS encoding CapA family protein codes for MRGLRPRLAAAAAVGLGLAPAAPVRADELTLAFVGDVMFGRYVPGGFAPIAAEQDDPFATVAPVVTAADLAFANLETPVMAAPPATSPWGTRMRFVATPPRVATLAAAGFDVVSVANNHHYDLRARGVAETPRHLAALGLRAVGAAQRRAPIRIETIERAGWRIAVIAATTVRNGEQRPGQPRLPHVDERRLARTLAPLVRRARGDHDVVIVLMHWGREYAEVPSAGLIKAARALVDAGASAVIGGHPHVLQPFERYRGAVIAYSLGDFLFDHTRADRRLGGVLTLGFTRADAVCLASALLTPIVHAPTPAPHPDLAVGVDGDLVRARVTRLSAAAPFATAWTDDGTGALSAPGACPGTVAP; via the coding sequence ATGCGGGGCCTCCGACCCAGGCTGGCCGCGGCGGCGGCGGTCGGGCTCGGGCTCGCGCCCGCGGCCCCGGTCCGCGCCGACGAGCTGACCCTGGCGTTCGTCGGCGACGTGATGTTCGGGCGCTACGTCCCGGGCGGGTTCGCGCCGATCGCGGCCGAGCAGGACGATCCGTTCGCGACCGTCGCGCCGGTCGTGACGGCGGCCGACCTGGCGTTCGCCAACCTGGAGACCCCGGTCATGGCGGCGCCCCCGGCCACGAGCCCGTGGGGGACGCGGATGCGATTCGTCGCGACGCCGCCGCGGGTGGCGACCCTGGCCGCGGCCGGCTTCGACGTGGTGTCGGTCGCCAACAACCACCACTACGACCTGCGCGCGCGCGGCGTGGCCGAGACCCCGCGCCACCTCGCCGCGCTCGGCCTGCGCGCGGTCGGCGCGGCCCAGCGGCGAGCGCCGATCCGGATCGAGACGATCGAGCGCGCGGGCTGGCGGATCGCGGTCATCGCCGCGACCACGGTCCGCAACGGCGAGCAGCGCCCGGGCCAGCCGCGCTTGCCCCACGTCGACGAGCGCCGGCTGGCGAGGACGCTGGCGCCGCTGGTGCGGCGGGCGCGCGGCGATCACGACGTGGTGATCGTGCTGATGCACTGGGGCCGCGAGTACGCCGAGGTGCCGTCGGCCGGGCTGATCAAGGCGGCGCGGGCGCTGGTCGACGCCGGGGCCAGCGCGGTGATCGGCGGCCACCCGCACGTGCTGCAGCCGTTCGAGCGCTACCGCGGCGCGGTCATCGCGTACTCGCTCGGGGACTTCCTGTTCGACCACACCCGCGCCGATCGGCGCCTGGGCGGGGTGCTCACGCTCGGGTTCACGCGCGCCGACGCGGTGTGCCTGGCGTCGGCGCTGCTGACGCCGATCGTCCACGCGCCGACGCCGGCGCCGCACCCCGACCTGGCCGTCGGCGTCGACGGCGACCTCGTGCGCGCGCGCGTGACCCGGCTGTCCGCGGCGGCGCCGTTCGCGACCGCGTGGACCGACGACGGCACCGGCGCGCTGAGCGCGCCGGGTGCGTGCCCTGGTACCGTCGCGCCATGA
- a CDS encoding sigma-54-dependent Fis family transcriptional regulator, protein MVRPDTNPRDYLVAESPAMRAVVATIERMADSDGPVLVCGEHGTGRELVARVLHVASPRRAGRFVAVRPTFESAGGGDTGDDGERARRVLRAAQGGTLLVKDVCDVQASGQRALRRAIRAPERERRPDSSGEVFDVRVVGSADLDLERAVAAKMLTTELYEPMAARRIDVPPLRDRGGDIPTLVERWVRRYGDDTGRGKLTVSTRAHERLVKYPWPGNVAELKNLCRRLVLRTTGSRIEAGDVDAVLPVVAERVPMEDLSFEEVVQAKLSGFLQRMDGYPLHDLYDKVVERVERPLFALVLEKTGGNQLKAAEILGLNRNTLRKKLDALGVARRGKGREDRALDD, encoded by the coding sequence ATGGTGCGCCCCGACACCAACCCGCGCGACTACCTGGTCGCGGAGAGCCCCGCCATGCGCGCGGTGGTCGCGACGATCGAGCGCATGGCCGACTCCGACGGACCGGTGCTGGTGTGCGGCGAGCACGGCACCGGCCGCGAGCTGGTGGCGCGGGTGCTGCACGTCGCCAGCCCGCGCCGCGCCGGCCGCTTCGTCGCGGTCCGCCCGACCTTCGAGTCCGCCGGCGGCGGCGACACCGGCGACGACGGCGAGCGCGCGCGCCGGGTGCTGCGCGCCGCCCAGGGCGGCACGCTCCTGGTCAAGGACGTGTGCGACGTCCAGGCCTCGGGCCAGCGGGCCCTGCGCCGCGCCATCCGCGCGCCCGAGCGCGAGCGCCGCCCCGACTCCTCGGGCGAGGTCTTCGACGTGCGCGTGGTCGGCTCGGCCGATCTCGATCTCGAGCGCGCGGTCGCCGCGAAGATGCTGACGACCGAGCTGTACGAGCCGATGGCGGCGCGGCGGATCGACGTGCCGCCGCTGCGCGATCGCGGCGGCGACATCCCGACCCTGGTCGAGCGGTGGGTGCGCCGCTACGGCGACGACACCGGCCGCGGCAAGCTCACCGTCTCGACCCGCGCCCACGAGCGCCTGGTCAAGTACCCGTGGCCCGGCAACGTCGCCGAGCTCAAGAACCTGTGCCGCCGGCTGGTCCTGCGCACGACCGGCAGCCGGATCGAGGCCGGCGACGTCGACGCGGTGCTGCCGGTGGTCGCCGAGCGCGTGCCGATGGAGGACCTGTCGTTCGAGGAGGTGGTCCAGGCCAAGCTGAGCGGCTTCCTCCAGCGCATGGACGGGTACCCGCTCCACGATCTCTACGACAAGGTGGTCGAGCGGGTCGAGCGGCCGCTGTTCGCGCTGGTGCTCGAGAAGACCGGCGGCAACCAGCTCAAGGCCGCCGAGATCCTGGGCCTCAACCGCAACACGCTGCGCAAGAAGCTCGACGCGCTGGGCGTGGCCCGCCGCGGCAAGGGCCGCGAGGACCGCGCGCTCGACGATTGA
- a CDS encoding NADAR family protein, with protein sequence MPTETRAGFTFFWRPDSPFSQWHPCAFTVDGHAFTCAEQFMMHGKARLFDDADVAAQILAIDDPRAHKALGRKVRGFDDHRWKVAREAIVYAGNHAKFTQAPALHAALLATAGTTLVEASPLDRIWGIGLASSSPHATVPAKWRGLNLLGQVLTRLRDDLAAAAAAG encoded by the coding sequence ATGCCGACCGAGACCCGCGCGGGCTTCACGTTCTTCTGGCGACCGGACTCGCCGTTCTCGCAGTGGCACCCGTGCGCGTTCACGGTCGACGGCCACGCGTTCACCTGCGCCGAGCAGTTCATGATGCACGGCAAGGCCCGGCTGTTCGACGACGCCGACGTCGCCGCGCAGATCCTCGCGATCGACGACCCGCGCGCGCACAAGGCCCTGGGCCGGAAGGTCCGCGGCTTCGACGACCACCGCTGGAAGGTCGCGCGCGAGGCCATCGTCTACGCCGGCAACCACGCCAAGTTCACGCAGGCGCCGGCGCTGCACGCCGCGCTCCTGGCCACCGCGGGGACCACGCTGGTCGAGGCCAGCCCGCTCGATCGGATCTGGGGCATCGGGCTGGCGTCGTCGAGCCCGCACGCGACCGTGCCGGCGAAGTGGCGCGGCCTGAACCTGCTCGGTCAGGTCCTGACCCGCCTGCGCGACGACCTCGCGGCCGCCGCCGCCGCCGGCTGA
- a CDS encoding molybdenum cofactor guanylyltransferase: MLTRSDLTACILAGGRARRLGGVVKPLLQIDGTTILARQRAVLAPRAREIIVAVAEPGAGLADDLREVIDGVADAGPLAGIVAALAAIDTPWLLAVAGDMPHLAPAVLDLLIARARADVDAVAATIGGWPEPLCALWHRRAHPALAARLAAGDYKVAAALTGAAGGVGRRGRGARGRSDAGVLHQHQPTDGAAASVGALGALGAAGSRPARNARARAGRAISRSTARSRLASHCEVIWRSTSM; this comes from the coding sequence GTGCTGACGCGCTCCGACCTGACGGCGTGCATCCTGGCCGGCGGCCGCGCCCGCCGCCTGGGCGGCGTGGTGAAGCCGCTGCTCCAGATCGACGGCACCACGATCCTGGCGCGGCAGCGCGCGGTGCTGGCGCCGCGGGCGCGCGAGATCATCGTCGCGGTGGCCGAGCCCGGCGCTGGCCTGGCCGACGATCTGCGCGAGGTGATCGACGGCGTCGCCGACGCCGGGCCGCTGGCCGGCATCGTCGCGGCGCTGGCGGCGATCGACACGCCGTGGCTCCTGGCGGTCGCTGGCGACATGCCGCACCTGGCCCCGGCGGTGCTCGACCTGTTGATCGCGCGCGCGCGCGCCGACGTCGACGCGGTGGCGGCGACGATCGGCGGCTGGCCCGAGCCGCTGTGCGCGCTGTGGCACCGGCGCGCGCACCCGGCGCTGGCGGCGCGGCTCGCGGCCGGCGACTACAAGGTCGCGGCGGCGCTGACGGGCGCTGCCGGTGGCGTGGGTCGACGAGGCCGCGGTGCGCGCGGTCGATCCGACGCTGGCGTGCTTCACCAACATCAACCGACCGACGGAGCTGCCGCCTCGGTAGGCGCGCTCGGCGCGCTCGGCGCCGCGGGCAGCCGGCCCGCCAGGAACGCCCGGGCCAGGGCCGGGCGCGCCATCAGCCGGTCGACCGCGAGGTCGAGGTTGGCGTCCCACTGCGAGGTGATCTGGCGCTCGACCTCGATGTAG
- a CDS encoding serine/threonine-protein phosphatase, which yields MQLEAFAVTATGRRAHNEDAVCARADLGLFVVADGMGGYEGGEIASQVAVATIEELVARTAADADVTWPYRADVRLDPIANEVAVATRLAGARIAARRTGVLAQMGSTVAVLRIDGRRRLVAIGHVGDSRIYRLRAGALEPLTVDHSLWAELVAAGAEPVERDAFPYKHVVTRALGTPSGEPEVRLEPVLADDVYLLCSDGLSEVLAPAVIAAHLAQPPARAAATLVDVAYAAGSRDNISAVVVRVVA from the coding sequence ATGCAGCTCGAAGCCTTCGCCGTCACCGCCACCGGGCGCCGCGCCCACAACGAGGACGCCGTGTGCGCCCGCGCCGATCTCGGCCTGTTCGTCGTCGCCGACGGCATGGGCGGGTACGAGGGCGGCGAGATCGCCAGCCAGGTCGCGGTCGCGACGATCGAGGAGCTGGTCGCGCGCACCGCCGCCGACGCCGACGTCACGTGGCCGTACCGCGCCGACGTGCGGCTCGATCCGATCGCCAACGAGGTCGCGGTCGCGACCCGCCTGGCCGGCGCCCGGATCGCGGCGCGGCGCACCGGCGTGCTGGCGCAGATGGGCTCGACGGTCGCGGTGCTGCGCATCGACGGCCGCCGCCGCCTGGTCGCGATCGGCCACGTCGGCGACAGCCGGATCTACCGCCTGCGCGCGGGCGCGCTCGAGCCGCTGACCGTCGACCACTCGCTGTGGGCCGAGCTGGTCGCGGCCGGCGCCGAGCCGGTCGAGCGCGACGCGTTCCCGTACAAGCACGTCGTCACGCGCGCGCTGGGCACGCCCAGCGGCGAGCCCGAGGTGCGGCTCGAACCGGTGCTGGCCGATGACGTCTACCTGCTGTGCAGCGACGGCCTGTCGGAGGTGCTGGCGCCGGCGGTGATCGCCGCGCACCTGGCGCAGCCGCCAGCCCGGGCGGCCGCGACGTTGGTCGACGTGGCCTACGCCGCCGGCAGCCGCGACAACATCTCGGCGGTGGTGGTGCGGGTCGTGGCGTGA
- a CDS encoding sigma 54-dependent Fis family transcriptional regulator: MATVFSEALDGPPRPPRCQVVVIEGPDRGRACKVGDRAIVIGTDRDVGLVLSDDRVSGRHLELAADGAGFRLRDLGSTNGTWFEGSRVAEAHVAAGATLKLGRTAVRIEPEAQPLELAPSQARRFGELVGESLAMREVFAVLERVAGADVTVLVEGETGTGKELVARALHHASPRRGGPFVAVDCGALPEGLLDSELFGHVKGAFTGAAAPRGGLFARADGGTIFLDELGRVPPSVQARLLRVLEERVVRPLGGDRERAVDVRVVAAARDDLDAEVAAGRFRADLLYRLGVVRLRLPPLRSRREDLAILTTAILRARGLDAPTPSGPGLDRLMAHAWPGNVRELRNVLDRALALTPGARAFADLPIRIDPAAGADDEPLPVRTDLPYADAKQLVVHGFERRYLADLLARTDGNVAAAARAADLDRKHLRTLARRHGLLDDHGADDE; the protein is encoded by the coding sequence GTGGCGACCGTGTTCAGCGAGGCGCTCGACGGCCCGCCGCGGCCGCCGCGCTGCCAGGTCGTCGTCATCGAGGGGCCCGATCGCGGCCGGGCCTGCAAGGTCGGCGACCGCGCGATCGTGATCGGCACCGATCGCGACGTCGGGCTGGTGCTGTCCGACGATCGGGTGTCGGGCCGCCACCTCGAGCTCGCCGCCGACGGCGCCGGCTTCCGGCTGCGCGACCTGGGCTCGACCAACGGCACCTGGTTCGAGGGCTCGCGCGTGGCCGAGGCCCACGTCGCGGCCGGCGCCACGCTCAAGCTCGGCCGCACCGCGGTGCGGATCGAGCCCGAGGCCCAGCCGCTCGAGCTCGCGCCCAGCCAGGCGCGCCGGTTCGGCGAGCTGGTCGGCGAGAGCCTGGCGATGCGCGAGGTGTTCGCGGTGCTCGAGCGCGTCGCCGGCGCCGACGTGACGGTGCTGGTCGAGGGCGAGACCGGCACCGGCAAGGAGCTGGTCGCGCGGGCGCTGCACCACGCGTCGCCGCGGCGGGGCGGCCCGTTCGTCGCGGTCGACTGCGGCGCGCTGCCCGAGGGCCTGCTCGACTCCGAGCTGTTCGGCCACGTCAAGGGCGCGTTCACCGGCGCGGCCGCGCCCCGGGGCGGGCTGTTCGCGCGCGCCGACGGCGGCACGATCTTCCTCGACGAGCTCGGCCGCGTGCCGCCGAGCGTCCAGGCCCGGCTGCTGCGCGTGCTCGAGGAGCGGGTCGTGCGCCCGCTCGGCGGCGATCGCGAGCGCGCGGTCGACGTGCGCGTGGTCGCGGCCGCGCGCGACGATCTCGACGCCGAGGTCGCGGCCGGGCGGTTCCGCGCCGACCTGCTGTACCGGCTGGGCGTCGTGCGCCTGCGCCTGCCGCCGCTGCGGTCCCGGCGCGAGGACCTGGCGATCCTGACCACCGCGATCCTGCGCGCGCGCGGGCTCGACGCGCCGACGCCGAGCGGCCCCGGCCTCGACCGGCTGATGGCCCACGCCTGGCCCGGCAACGTGCGCGAGCTGCGCAACGTGCTCGACCGGGCGCTGGCGCTGACGCCGGGCGCGCGCGCGTTCGCCGACCTGCCGATCCGGATCGATCCCGCCGCGGGCGCCGACGACGAGCCGCTGCCGGTGCGCACCGACCTCCCCTACGCCGACGCCAAGCAGCTGGTCGTGCACGGGTTCGAGCGCCGCTACCTGGCCGACCTGCTGGCGCGGACCGACGGCAACGTCGCGGCCGCCGCCCGGGCCGCCGACCTCGATCGCAAGCACCTGCGCACGCTCGCGCGCCGCCACGGCCTGCTCGACGACCACGGCGCCGACGACGAGTGA
- the dusB gene encoding tRNA dihydrouridine synthase DusB — translation MRVGPIVVDPPVVLAPMAAVTDLPFRTVAEEHGVGFTITEFLSAHALAVGDKRTQGKMTASLGGRQFGVQIFGREEERMAIAAQMAVSIGASLVDINMGCPAKRVVAGECGSALMREPEVAQRLVRAVVAAVPPEVPVTVKHRAGWDATHKNAPEFACALVEAGARMITVHGRTRTQGFAGSSEHEIIRLVREAVPRDVPVVGNGDVTDVAGFVRLREATGCDAVMIGRGAMGNPWLFARIGAVAAGRPDPGPPTIEERRDVFRRHVGLILELKSGPRVLHEVRKACAWYARGLYGCNRLRIEVWAAPGVEAAIATSEAYFAGLLDRRSSLGLAPEADRAEMDGGAGGVEDAA, via the coding sequence ATGCGCGTCGGACCCATCGTCGTCGATCCGCCGGTCGTGCTCGCGCCCATGGCCGCGGTCACCGACCTGCCGTTCCGGACCGTGGCCGAGGAGCACGGCGTGGGCTTCACGATCACCGAGTTCCTGAGCGCCCACGCGCTGGCGGTGGGGGACAAGCGCACGCAGGGCAAGATGACCGCGAGCCTGGGCGGGCGGCAGTTCGGCGTGCAGATCTTCGGGCGCGAGGAGGAGCGGATGGCGATCGCCGCGCAGATGGCGGTGTCGATCGGCGCGTCGCTCGTCGACATCAACATGGGCTGCCCGGCCAAGCGCGTCGTCGCGGGCGAGTGCGGCTCGGCGCTGATGCGCGAGCCCGAGGTCGCGCAGCGGCTGGTGCGCGCGGTCGTCGCGGCGGTGCCGCCCGAGGTCCCGGTGACCGTCAAGCACCGCGCCGGCTGGGACGCGACCCACAAGAACGCGCCCGAGTTCGCGTGCGCCCTGGTCGAGGCCGGCGCCCGGATGATCACGGTCCACGGCCGCACCCGCACGCAGGGCTTCGCGGGCTCGAGCGAGCACGAGATCATCCGGCTGGTGCGCGAGGCGGTGCCGCGCGACGTGCCGGTCGTCGGCAACGGCGACGTGACCGACGTGGCCGGGTTCGTGCGGCTGCGCGAGGCCACCGGCTGCGACGCGGTCATGATCGGCCGCGGCGCGATGGGCAACCCGTGGCTGTTCGCGCGCATCGGCGCGGTCGCCGCCGGTCGTCCGGATCCCGGACCGCCGACGATCGAGGAGCGCCGCGACGTGTTCCGGCGCCACGTCGGCCTGATCCTCGAGCTCAAGAGCGGGCCCCGGGTGCTGCACGAGGTCCGCAAGGCGTGCGCGTGGTACGCGCGCGGCCTGTACGGCTGCAACCGCCTGCGGATCGAGGTCTGGGCCGCGCCCGGGGTCGAGGCCGCGATCGCGACCAGCGAGGCCTACTTCGCCGGGCTGCTCGACCGACGGTCCAGCCTGGGCCTGGCGCCCGAGGCCGATCGCGCCGAGATGGACGGCGGCGCCGGCGGCGTCGAGGACGCCGCCTGA